The following are from one region of the Bactrocera oleae isolate idBacOlea1 chromosome 6, idBacOlea1, whole genome shotgun sequence genome:
- the Est-P gene encoding esterase-5B, which produces MHIKCLLLFITVLFAADVSAFNDALIVNLPNGRIRGRDNDYYYSYESIPYAEPPLGPLRFESPRPYVRNWNDTFDATREPIECMQWDQYKSGADKLHGVEDCLTVNVYKPKLPAVADVESGIPVVVLIHGGAFMFGSVRANGHENFMRNGRVIVVKMGYRLGPLGFLSTADTVISGNFGMKDQRLALQWIKTNIARFGGDPTRITVLGFSSGGVAVHLHILAQRNFTEYAKVAVSFSGVAFNPWAITLKTRERAFELAKHLNCPDVSSAQLIKDCLQRKPAAAIVRGVRNFLVFGYNPFTTFGPSIEDAAVEDAFLTRSPQQIVESGDFAQLPWLVSYAAQDGAFNAAELLQRMPRREELIEVFNDRWYDLAPYNLFYKDTMHTVEQMDDYSVALKRRYLGEKEFSIDTYPNVQRMYTDVLFRNGVEQAIRLQRQHSSCPIYAYVYDNPAEEGIGEALSHRKDVKMGTVHGDDFFLIFNRVGRTKIRADEQIISQKFVRMLENFTAKSDELSFGDCKFVDNVGKEEYQLMFITNDTCINKAILTLPSF; this is translated from the exons ATGCACATtaaatgtttgcttttgtttataaCGGTTCTGTTTGCAGCTGATGTAAGTGCATTTAACGATGCATTAATTGTAAATTTACCAAACGGTAGAATACGCGGACGCGATAATGACTACTACTACAGTTATGAATCGATTCCGTATGCAGAACCACCGCTCGGTCCATTACGATTTGAATCACCGCGTCCATACGTTAGAAATTGGAACGACACATTTGATGCGACCCGTGAGCCAATCGAATGCATGCAATGGGATCAATATAAATCTGGCGCCGATAAACTACACGGTGTCGAAGATTGTCTCACGGTGAATGTCTATAAGCCAAAGTTGCCAGCCGTTGCAGATGTAGAAAGCGGAATCCCGGTGGTGGTGCTTATACACGGCGGTGCCTTTATGTTCGGTTCAGTGCGTGCTAATGGTCATGAGAATTTTATGCGTAACGGACGTGTAATAGTTGTGAAAATGGGTTATCGCTTGGGTCCTTTGGGTTTTCTTAGTACTGCAGATACCGTTATATCGGGTAATTTCGGTATGAAGGATCAACGTTTGGCGCTGCAATGGATCAAGACGAATATCGCACGTTTTGGTGGTGATCCTACACGTATTACGGTATTGGGTTTCTCTTCAGGTGGCGTTGCCGTACATTTACACATTCTGGCACAACGAAATTTTACAGAATATGCTAAAGTGGCCGTATCCTTTAGTGGTGTCGCCTTCAATCCGTGGGCGATAACGCTTAAGACACGCGAGCGCGCCTTTGAATTGGCGAAACACCTGAACTGTCCAGACGTCAGCAGCGCACAGCTGATTAAAGACTGCCTGCAGCGTAAACCGGCCGCGGCGATTGTACGCGGTGTACGAAATTTTCTTGTCTTCGGTTATAATCCATTCACCACTTTTGGGCCTAGCATTGAAGATGCCGCTGTTGAGGATGCATTTTTGACGCGCTCACCTCAGCAGATAGTGGAATCAGGTGATTTTGCCCAATTACCTTGGCTAGTGTCGTATGCAGCACAGGATGGCGCTTTTAATGCTGCGGAGCTATTGCAACGTATGCCACGTAGAGAGGAGTTGATTGAAGTATTTAACGATCGGTGGTATGATTTGGCGCCATATAACTTGTTCTATAAGGACACTATGCATACTGTAGAACAAATGGATGATTATTCGGTAGCGTTGAAACGTCGCTACCTAGGGGAGAAGGAATTCTCCATTGACACTTATCCGAATGTGCAACGCATGTACACGGATGTTCTCTTCCGGAATGGAGTGGAGCAAGCGATACGTCTGCAGCGACAACATTCAAGTTGTCCAATTTATGCATATGTTTATGATAATCCAGCGGAGGAGGGTATAGGTGAAGCATTATCACACCGCAAggatgtgaaaatgg GTACTGTGCATGGAGACGacttctttttaattttcaatagagTTGGAAGAACTAAAATACGCGCCGATGAACAAATAATATCGCAGAAATTTGTTAGAATGTTGGAAAATTTCACAGCAAAgag tGATGAATTAAGTTTTGGTGATTGCAAATTTGTCGACAATGTTGGGAAAGAGGAGTATCAGCTAATGTTTATTACAAATGATACATGTATTAATAAGGCTATTTTAACACTGCCatccttttaa
- the thoc6 gene encoding THO complex subunit 6, which yields MKDLKLKITYNNVISQAISESGRFLFAGNRFGDIFVQDLHDLEKTDTPRSKVLVFPQPSQTEINSLCCHRDFLIVGAIGVVYGLSWNEEKRELSTTRKWEVKIPLDVDAVEVPDVNFLWLRAGTDTLYAGCGDNIIYQINLEDGHIVRDYRGHTDYIHGVAGSDRGRIFSASEDGTVCFWSEQQKEATAKLEPSANVQLMRPEYGKWIGAVATNDDWLICGGGPKFSIWHLGTMECMRDFEFPGKVHVCDFVEENLFVAGEHSHAQFYAMNGDIQANIPLEHTAAYSAVWQLEPIKFISIAGYSNKLHILNDFRFLDSKIDLYGNTEE from the exons ATGAAAGATTTAAAGCTAAAGATTACGTACAATAATGTGATATCACAAGCCATTTCAGAATCTGGCCGTTTTTTGTTCGCCGGTAACCGCTTTGGAGATATATTTGTTCAAGA ttTACACGACCTAGAAAAAACAGATACCCCAAGGTCTAAAGTACTTGTCTTCCCGCAGCCCAGTCAAACGGAGATTAACAGCCTCTGTTGTCATCGCGATTTTCTTATTGTGGGCGCCATCGGTGTTGTGTACGGTCTATCTTGGAACGAAGAAAAGCGAGAACTAAGCACTACACGTAAATGGGAAGTGAAAATACCGCTGGACGTGGATGCCGTTGAGGTTCCCGATGTAAATTTCTTATGGCTACGTGCCGGCACCGACACACTGTATGCGGGTTGTGGtgataatataatttatcaaaTCAATTTGGAAGATGGGCACATTGTACGCGACTATCGAGGTCATACTGATTATATACATGGTGTAGCCGGTAGCGACAGAGGTCGCATCTTTTCAGCTTCCGAAGATGGCACGGTATGCTTTTGGAGTGAGCAACAAAAAGAGGCAACCGCAAAATTAGAACCAAGTGCAAATGTACAACTAATGCGTCCGGAATATGGAAAATGGATAGGAGCGGTAGCTACCAACGATGATTGGCTCATTTGTGGCGGGGGACCAAAGTTTTCTATTTGGCATTTGGGAACTATGGAGTGTATGCGTGACTTCGAGTTTCCAGGTAAGGTGCATGTCTGCGATTTCGTCGAGGAAAACCTCTTCGTGGCCGGTGAACACAGTCATGCACAGTTTTATGCGATGAACGGTGACATACAAGCAAATATACCGTTAGAACATACCGCAGCTTATTCAGCTGTATGGCAGTTGGAGCCCATAAAATTCATCTCCATTGCGGGCTATAGCAATaagttacatattttaaatgatttccGTTTCTTagacagtaaaattgatttataTGGCAATActgaagaataa